The Shewanella sp. MTB7 genome includes a window with the following:
- a CDS encoding DUF494 family protein: MFDILMYLFENYVHSEVEFLVDEDELTQELTRAGFHQSEIIKALSWLENLAELQEGDKPYLCNHAQHSFRIYTQNEMDKLDVECRGFILFLEQIEVLSVVTREMVIDRVMELDETVLILEDLKWVVLMVLFNVPGNESAYEQMEDLIFEQPDGRLHS; this comes from the coding sequence ATGTTTGATATCCTCATGTACCTGTTTGAAAACTATGTTCACAGTGAAGTTGAGTTTCTCGTGGATGAAGATGAGTTAACACAAGAGTTAACACGTGCTGGATTTCATCAGTCCGAAATTATCAAGGCCTTGTCTTGGCTTGAAAATTTAGCCGAGTTACAGGAGGGTGACAAACCCTACTTATGCAATCATGCTCAACACTCCTTCAGAATTTACACTCAAAATGAGATGGATAAACTGGATGTTGAGTGTCGTGGTTTTATTCTGTTTTTGGAGCAGATTGAAGTCCTGAGTGTTGTGACTCGCGAGATGGTTATCGATCGTGTCATGGAACTGGATGAAACAGTTCTTATTCTCGAAGATCTAAAATGGGTTGTGCTTATGGTGCTATTTAATGTACCGGGTAATGAGTCAGCCTATGAGCAGATGGAAGATCTGATATTCGAGCAGCCCGATGGTAGACTTCACTCGTAG
- the aroE gene encoding shikimate dehydrogenase: MTDRYAVFGNPISHSKSPLIHGIFADETEQLLEYETILAPIEGFEARLQQFWRQNGKGANVTIPFKERAFNLCDELSEEARLAGAVNTLTLLDSGKIRGDNTDGLGLVADLGRNISDLRGKRVLLLGAGGAARGSVLPLLNAGLQVNIHNRTQEKAETLAEIFTSYGDVKALSISELLAPFDIIINSTSSSLSGDIPQIPTLVIGVNTSCYDMMYSKEITAFNRWAIEHGASQAIDGLGMLVGQAAKSFELWRGVTPEVNTTIKVLREKIANE, from the coding sequence ATGACCGATAGATATGCCGTTTTTGGAAATCCGATATCCCATAGTAAATCACCTCTTATCCATGGGATTTTTGCGGATGAAACTGAGCAACTATTGGAATATGAAACCATACTCGCACCAATAGAGGGTTTTGAGGCCCGCTTGCAACAATTTTGGCGTCAAAACGGCAAAGGGGCTAACGTAACGATTCCCTTTAAAGAGCGTGCATTTAATCTATGTGATGAGTTGAGTGAAGAAGCAAGGTTAGCAGGAGCGGTTAATACGTTAACATTGCTCGATAGTGGCAAAATTCGTGGTGATAATACTGATGGATTAGGCTTGGTGGCTGACTTAGGTAGAAATATATCAGACCTGAGGGGCAAGCGAGTGTTACTTCTAGGTGCTGGTGGTGCGGCAAGAGGCTCTGTGCTACCACTTCTTAATGCGGGTCTCCAAGTTAATATCCATAATCGAACACAAGAGAAAGCGGAGACATTGGCCGAAATCTTTACGTCTTATGGCGATGTAAAGGCATTATCTATTTCAGAACTCTTGGCGCCATTTGATATTATCATCAACTCAACATCTTCTAGTCTTAGTGGTGATATACCGCAAATTCCTACTTTAGTGATTGGCGTTAACACTAGTTGTTACGACATGATGTATAGCAAAGAGATCACTGCCTTTAATCGCTGGGCAATAGAGCATGGCGCATCACAGGCTATTGATGGTTTAGGTATGCTTGTTGGGCAGGCTGCAAAAAGCTTCGAGTTATGGCGTGGTGTTACTCCAGAAGTTAACACGACCATTAAGGTGTTAAGGGAGAAGATAGCAAACGAATGA
- the hemF gene encoding oxygen-dependent coproporphyrinogen oxidase, which translates to MPVPDASVVKTFLLDLQQRICDGLEQLDGGTKFKADSWKRAEGGGGTSRVLTQGKVFEQAGVNFSHVTGSAMPASATAHRPELAGRSFEAMGVSLVIHPNNPYIPTTHANVRFFIAQKEGADPVWWFGGGFDLTPYYPFEEDVIEWHQHAHDLCLPFGEEVYPKYKKWCDEYFYLPHRGETRGVGGLFFDDLNAEGFETSFAFMQAVGNGFLSSYAPIVERRKNTEYGEHERQFQLYRRGRYVEFNLVYDRGTLFGLQTGGRTESILMSMPPLVRWEYMYTPEANSPETLLYTDFLIPKDWLSLNK; encoded by the coding sequence ATGCCTGTACCAGACGCCAGTGTAGTAAAAACGTTTTTACTCGATCTTCAACAACGGATTTGTGATGGTCTGGAACAGCTCGATGGTGGAACAAAATTTAAAGCCGACTCTTGGAAACGAGCGGAAGGTGGTGGCGGCACGAGTCGTGTATTAACTCAGGGGAAAGTATTCGAGCAGGCAGGTGTGAATTTCTCACATGTGACAGGATCAGCTATGCCAGCCTCTGCGACGGCTCATCGACCTGAGCTTGCTGGGCGCAGTTTCGAAGCCATGGGGGTTTCTCTAGTCATACACCCTAATAATCCTTATATCCCGACGACCCATGCAAATGTTCGTTTTTTTATTGCACAAAAAGAGGGAGCTGACCCTGTATGGTGGTTTGGCGGTGGATTCGACCTGACTCCTTATTACCCATTTGAAGAAGATGTGATTGAATGGCATCAACATGCCCATGACTTATGTCTTCCCTTTGGTGAAGAGGTCTATCCGAAATATAAGAAGTGGTGTGATGAGTATTTCTATCTGCCCCATAGAGGCGAGACTCGTGGTGTTGGTGGTTTATTCTTTGATGACCTCAATGCTGAAGGCTTTGAAACGAGTTTTGCTTTTATGCAAGCCGTGGGTAATGGTTTCTTAAGCTCATATGCGCCAATTGTAGAGCGTCGTAAAAATACCGAATATGGTGAGCATGAGCGTCAGTTCCAACTATACCGTCGTGGTCGCTATGTAGAGTTTAACTTGGTGTACGACAGAGGCACGCTATTTGGCTTGCAAACTGGTGGCCGAACCGAGTCCATACTGATGTCAATGCCGCCGCTAGTTCGCTGGGAGTATATGTACACACCGGAAGCAAACTCACCTGAAACTTTATTATATACCGACTTCTTAATACCCAAAGATTGGCTGTCGTTGAATAAATAG
- a CDS encoding gamma carbonic anhydrase family protein — protein MTVSKNAASLRSYKGLTPTLKSKVYIDEACVLVGDISLDDDSSIWPLVAARGDVNHIRIGKRTNVQDGAVLHVTRKSSAKPDGNPLLIGDDVTIGHKAMLHGCIVGNRILVGMGAIILDGAILEDDIILGAGSLVPPGKVLKSGYLYVGSPAKQSRALTEAELAFLPESADNYVRLKNEYLAEQSL, from the coding sequence ATGACAGTTTCGAAAAATGCCGCGTCATTGCGTTCATATAAAGGGCTCACTCCTACACTGAAGAGCAAAGTGTATATAGATGAGGCTTGCGTGCTTGTAGGCGATATTAGTCTTGATGACGATTCGAGTATTTGGCCTTTAGTGGCTGCCAGAGGTGATGTTAACCATATTAGAATTGGTAAACGCACAAATGTACAAGATGGTGCGGTGCTTCATGTTACTCGTAAGTCTAGCGCTAAACCTGATGGTAATCCTTTACTCATTGGTGATGATGTCACAATTGGACATAAGGCGATGCTGCATGGCTGTATTGTTGGCAACCGTATTCTTGTCGGTATGGGTGCCATTATATTAGATGGCGCCATCCTAGAGGATGACATCATCTTAGGTGCTGGTTCACTCGTGCCACCAGGAAAAGTATTGAAAAGTGGTTACCTATATGTAGGAAGCCCAGCGAAGCAGAGCCGGGCTCTGACTGAAGCAGAGTTAGCCTTCTTGCCGGAATCTGCTGATAACTATGTCAGACTGAAAAATGAATACTTAGCAGAGCAGTCACTATAA
- the def gene encoding peptide deformylase produces the protein MSLLKVLRFPDEKLRSIAKPVIEFNTDLQIQIDNMLETMYLEKGVGLAATQVDYHHQLIVMDLQDEVERPKVFINLEIIASSGHFVNEEGCLSVPGIYADVERAELVTIKALDAEGNEFTLEADGLFSICLQHELDHLKGKLFVDYLSPLKRQRIKQKLEKAARLEERKG, from the coding sequence ATGAGTTTATTAAAAGTTTTACGTTTCCCAGATGAGAAATTACGTTCGATTGCCAAGCCAGTTATTGAGTTTAACACTGACTTGCAAATTCAAATCGATAACATGTTAGAAACAATGTATCTAGAAAAGGGGGTCGGTCTAGCCGCAACCCAAGTCGATTATCATCACCAGTTGATCGTAATGGATCTTCAGGATGAGGTTGAGAGACCAAAAGTCTTCATTAATTTGGAGATTATTGCCAGTAGCGGTCACTTCGTCAATGAAGAGGGCTGTCTTTCGGTGCCGGGGATCTATGCCGACGTCGAACGTGCAGAACTGGTCACCATTAAAGCATTAGATGCCGAAGGTAACGAGTTTACCTTAGAAGCTGATGGCTTATTCTCTATCTGTTTACAACATGAGTTAGACCACCTAAAAGGTAAGTTGTTTGTCGATTATCTGTCGCCGCTAAAGCGACAAAGAATAAAGCAAAAACTTGAAAAAGCCGCGCGCCTCGAAGAAAGAAAAGGATAG
- a CDS encoding DUF1488 domain-containing protein, translating to MNQSILFPDLQEWDQELQQIHFPVQVQGANITCRVSLSRLALLEGRTILDKEDALKVFNTYGFDIEDEIEMLIEQEMFDEQGGVSWL from the coding sequence ATGAACCAGAGTATTTTATTTCCAGATCTACAAGAGTGGGATCAAGAACTGCAACAGATCCATTTCCCAGTTCAAGTTCAGGGGGCGAATATTACGTGTCGAGTCAGTTTGTCACGCTTAGCTCTGCTAGAAGGCAGAACAATTCTCGACAAGGAAGATGCCCTGAAAGTTTTTAATACTTATGGTTTCGATATTGAAGATGAAATAGAGATGCTCATCGAACAAGAGATGTTTGATGAGCAAGGAGGCGTTAGCTGGTTATAG
- the dprA gene encoding DNA-processing protein DprA, whose amino-acid sequence MDVEELRQMLEHEKHALPLPESLLKRELIPNFALVESALEWQESADNHSIVCFDDPNYPKMLQQIPSPPPLLFVKGDLSALYPPSIAIVGSRAASRAGLQLAYQFGKELGGLAFSVSSGMAVGIDGSAHQGCIDSGGKTLAVLGTGVDVIYPKRHRKIYESIQTNGAIISEFWPGTQPFSGNFPKRNRIISGLSLGTLVVEACRKSGSLITARLALEQGREVFAIPGSILAENNQGCHDLIKDGAKLVENVADIIVEVSVLCDFHLEELKNSHHIEGENTSDLPFASLLASVGYEATAIDVVVEHSGKAIELVLEQMLELELQGWIAVVPGGYVRIRRS is encoded by the coding sequence ATGGATGTAGAGGAGCTTAGGCAGATGTTAGAGCATGAAAAACATGCACTTCCTCTGCCTGAAAGTCTGCTTAAGCGTGAGCTTATCCCTAATTTCGCATTAGTTGAATCAGCTTTAGAGTGGCAAGAGTCCGCAGACAATCACTCTATTGTCTGTTTCGATGATCCCAATTACCCTAAGATGCTGCAGCAAATACCTTCTCCACCGCCTCTCTTATTTGTTAAGGGCGATCTGAGTGCTCTTTATCCGCCAAGTATTGCCATTGTTGGTAGTCGAGCCGCCTCCAGAGCAGGCTTACAGCTTGCTTACCAGTTTGGTAAAGAGTTAGGTGGGTTAGCGTTCTCTGTTAGCAGTGGGATGGCTGTAGGGATTGATGGTTCTGCACATCAAGGATGTATTGACAGTGGTGGCAAGACTTTGGCTGTTTTAGGCACTGGGGTTGATGTTATTTACCCTAAGCGACATCGCAAAATATATGAAAGTATTCAAACTAATGGCGCTATTATTAGTGAATTTTGGCCAGGTACTCAGCCTTTTTCTGGTAACTTCCCGAAACGTAATCGTATTATCAGCGGTCTATCTCTAGGTACGCTAGTGGTCGAAGCCTGCAGAAAAAGTGGTTCGTTGATCACCGCTAGGCTGGCTTTAGAGCAGGGCAGAGAGGTTTTTGCTATTCCAGGCAGTATATTGGCTGAAAACAACCAAGGTTGTCATGATTTGATTAAAGACGGGGCAAAGCTTGTCGAGAATGTGGCCGATATAATAGTGGAAGTATCAGTTTTATGTGATTTTCACCTTGAAGAATTGAAAAATAGTCACCATATAGAGGGGGAGAACACTTCTGATTTGCCATTTGCCTCTCTGTTAGCTAGTGTTGGATATGAGGCCACTGCAATTGATGTTGTGGTTGAGCATAGTGGAAAAGCCATAGAGTTAGTATTAGAGCAAATGCTTGAACTTGAGCTACAAGGTTGGATCGCTGTAGTACCCGGTGGTTACGTAAGAATAAGGAGGAGCTAG
- a CDS encoding collagenase — MFRRSIIALALISPALVGLSGCSSAPNISLNQAQIDKVIQVNEPSLFDASSPLLTKETFDQVGLSLASIADEQQADKLLYYLRAFSYFGPIDTLDSDSISTLTFGLSQLIIKPFFTQSSRLQEHFAVTLYRYYADNDNAQHLATLAPQLETQLNSLANSKPSITNDYGLWETLKAYGMLFNSARKDTDGELNKQIIALNLAQPLLSFAGSSTSIRATNDWPKANVYWALGLYRLALPTSENDEPTVAENSIDQAVANIAKADVAARGDDAKDTYTLGFHVNAFAGKESCEQNNDVCRIPELADILPINHPCSDSLFILAQDLNREELATSCFKLTSQEANFHQVLETGHQATANDFSTALRVVAFKNWSQYNAYGQLLFDINTDNGGMYIEGTPSKPDNQATFFAYRQFWIEPDFAIWNLNHEYVHYLDGHFVKYGGFGHFPAKMVWWSEGLAEYISKGDSNPNTLKIIKRDIDKAPSLEEIFATEYKDGQDRTYKWSYMAVRFLAEHHHSDFVQLSQYLKTDYFEGYELLLQKLIQHQPQFSAWLNIQVEQFDDTKEKTKPRLHKQNRYSYRDYLQPEHLKQDNKHLHY, encoded by the coding sequence ATGTTTCGTCGCTCAATCATTGCCCTTGCTCTTATCTCACCCGCCCTCGTTGGACTCTCTGGCTGCAGTTCTGCCCCGAACATTAGTTTAAATCAAGCTCAGATAGATAAAGTCATTCAGGTTAACGAACCTTCACTATTTGATGCAAGTAGCCCGTTGTTAACAAAGGAAACATTTGATCAGGTCGGATTATCTCTCGCTTCTATAGCCGATGAACAGCAAGCCGATAAGCTCCTCTACTATCTTCGTGCTTTTAGTTATTTTGGCCCCATCGATACACTCGATAGCGATAGCATCAGTACCCTGACTTTTGGTCTGTCTCAGCTCATTATTAAGCCATTTTTTACTCAATCATCTCGCCTGCAAGAGCATTTCGCGGTGACTTTATACCGTTACTACGCTGATAATGACAACGCGCAACACTTAGCAACACTGGCCCCCCAGCTCGAAACTCAACTTAATTCACTTGCAAACAGTAAGCCTAGTATCACTAACGATTACGGACTTTGGGAAACCCTCAAGGCCTATGGCATGCTATTTAATAGTGCAAGAAAAGATACCGACGGCGAGTTAAATAAGCAAATTATAGCATTGAATTTAGCTCAACCTTTACTGAGTTTTGCTGGGTCATCAACGAGCATAAGAGCAACAAATGACTGGCCAAAAGCGAACGTTTACTGGGCGTTGGGACTCTATCGCTTAGCCTTACCAACAAGTGAAAATGATGAACCTACTGTAGCAGAAAACAGCATAGATCAGGCTGTTGCCAATATAGCAAAGGCGGATGTGGCCGCTAGAGGTGATGACGCCAAAGACACCTATACATTGGGTTTTCATGTCAACGCTTTTGCAGGGAAAGAGAGCTGTGAGCAGAACAATGATGTTTGTCGTATCCCCGAACTAGCTGATATTTTACCCATTAATCATCCCTGCTCCGATAGTCTATTTATCTTAGCTCAAGATCTAAATAGAGAGGAGTTGGCGACCAGTTGTTTCAAATTAACCTCACAAGAAGCCAACTTCCATCAAGTGCTTGAAACTGGACATCAAGCCACCGCCAATGATTTTAGTACCGCATTACGGGTCGTCGCCTTTAAAAACTGGAGTCAATATAATGCTTATGGTCAGCTACTATTCGACATAAACACAGATAATGGCGGCATGTATATCGAGGGCACGCCTTCTAAGCCAGATAATCAGGCTACTTTCTTCGCTTATCGACAATTTTGGATTGAACCTGACTTTGCTATCTGGAATTTAAACCACGAATACGTTCACTATCTAGATGGTCACTTTGTGAAATATGGTGGATTCGGACATTTTCCAGCAAAAATGGTGTGGTGGTCTGAAGGGCTAGCTGAATATATTTCTAAGGGTGACTCAAACCCAAATACACTCAAAATCATCAAGCGTGATATTGATAAAGCGCCGTCACTGGAGGAGATATTCGCCACCGAATATAAAGACGGTCAAGACAGAACTTACAAATGGAGTTATATGGCTGTCCGCTTCTTAGCAGAGCATCACCACAGTGATTTCGTGCAATTAAGCCAATATCTAAAGACGGACTACTTCGAAGGTTATGAACTACTACTGCAGAAACTCATTCAGCATCAACCCCAGTTCTCCGCTTGGTTAAATATTCAGGTCGAGCAATTTGATGACACTAAAGAGAAGACGAAACCAAGGCTGCATAAACAGAATCGTTACAGTTACCGTGACTATTTGCAGCCAGAGCACCTAAAGCAAGATAATAAGCATCTGCACTATTAA
- a CDS encoding L-threonylcarbamoyladenylate synthase, which translates to MLEHTPAEVKQVIERGGVIAYPTEAVYGLGCDPDNDIAITHLLSLKKRPWEKGLILVASDYQQLLPYIDEAKLTEDQLERVLSKWPGPFTFIMPIKPRVSHLLCGRFNSLAVRVSSHPTIQAICQQLGKPLVSTSANHSGEEPAMSRDDVLAKFEGEIDALVVGSLGAQRKPSTIIDAISGSVLR; encoded by the coding sequence ATGTTAGAGCATACGCCTGCTGAAGTTAAACAGGTTATAGAGAGGGGGGGGGTAATCGCCTATCCTACTGAGGCGGTATACGGATTAGGCTGTGATCCCGATAATGACATCGCTATTACTCATTTATTATCGTTAAAGAAGCGGCCTTGGGAGAAAGGTTTGATACTCGTGGCTAGCGATTATCAGCAACTGCTCCCATATATCGATGAAGCTAAGCTTACTGAAGATCAACTTGAGCGAGTGTTGAGTAAGTGGCCTGGACCGTTTACCTTTATCATGCCGATTAAGCCGAGAGTATCCCACCTATTGTGTGGTCGTTTTAACTCACTCGCCGTCAGAGTCTCCTCTCATCCAACGATTCAGGCTATATGTCAACAACTAGGTAAACCATTAGTCTCTACTAGCGCCAATCACTCTGGCGAAGAACCCGCAATGAGTCGAGACGACGTCTTGGCTAAATTTGAGGGTGAGATAGACGCATTGGTTGTAGGCTCTCTGGGAGCGCAAAGAAAACCCTCCACCATAATCGATGCCATCAGCGGCAGCGTATTACGTTAA
- a CDS encoding DNA topoisomerase family protein: MSKIDQQLFSSHEHALEKEYELCPKCGSELSVKNSKHGGFIGCNNYPNCDYTRPLVQHESIETQVIEGSSCPDCGNELAVKSGRFGIFIGCTHYPECKHIEKHDQELAGSEIPCPICKKGHVEHRTSRFGKTFYACSGYPKCKFLVNYPPVNEVCPECGFGILVERKGAAGGRMECPQKQCKYKRAI, encoded by the coding sequence ATGTCTAAGATCGATCAACAGCTATTTAGCTCCCATGAGCATGCACTAGAGAAAGAGTATGAACTCTGTCCTAAATGCGGCAGTGAGCTGTCAGTGAAAAACAGCAAGCATGGTGGTTTCATTGGCTGTAATAATTATCCAAATTGCGACTACACCAGACCATTGGTTCAGCACGAGTCGATAGAGACTCAGGTGATTGAGGGCTCATCTTGCCCTGATTGTGGTAATGAGCTGGCTGTTAAGTCAGGACGGTTTGGTATTTTTATTGGCTGCACTCACTATCCTGAATGCAAACATATCGAAAAGCATGATCAAGAGTTGGCAGGTAGTGAGATCCCCTGTCCTATCTGTAAAAAAGGTCATGTTGAGCATAGAACTAGCCGTTTTGGTAAGACCTTTTATGCCTGTAGTGGATACCCTAAGTGTAAATTCCTCGTTAACTACCCACCAGTAAACGAAGTTTGCCCTGAGTGTGGCTTCGGTATTTTAGTTGAACGTAAAGGTGCGGCTGGTGGAAGGATGGAATGCCCGCAAAAACAGTGCAAATACAAACGAGCCATATAG
- a CDS encoding LysM peptidoglycan-binding domain-containing protein, whose amino-acid sequence MENPMKRLILLALMTFSCSIFADTLTLKSGHPDSYVVVKGDTLWDISGHFLNDPWRWPKLWGVNPQIANPHLIYPGDRLTLVFIDGEPRLVLKPHKRKSPTGRIQAKGDAIPAIDLSLIRPYLVQNRVVDSDWFDDQPMVLGGESESRHHIIGDVIYVQSVLTLGDKYGVYSKGREFVSKDGGDLLGQEVVLTASGRVVESGSVSKIKLLSNFRETKAGTRVLPIENDSLISAYFMPKAGTLEGTASILASEKHVREMGKLDVAYLDKGREDGVEPGHVFSIYRDGVDIVINGDGKPVLPSDRSSYDNLLGDISSGHSVKMPDIYRGKLMVFKVFEKTSLGLIMVNEKTVRVDDKLIKPDSLHLLRAFAD is encoded by the coding sequence ATGGAAAACCCCATGAAACGACTAATTTTACTCGCTTTAATGACATTTAGTTGCTCCATATTCGCCGATACTCTCACATTGAAATCCGGACACCCTGATTCCTATGTCGTTGTTAAGGGGGATACGCTTTGGGATATCTCGGGACATTTTCTTAATGACCCATGGCGCTGGCCAAAATTGTGGGGTGTTAACCCTCAAATCGCCAATCCTCACCTTATCTATCCTGGAGATCGCTTAACGTTAGTGTTTATTGATGGTGAACCCAGATTAGTGTTGAAACCTCATAAACGTAAGAGTCCCACAGGTAGAATTCAAGCTAAAGGTGATGCAATACCTGCAATTGATTTGTCTTTGATTCGTCCCTATCTTGTTCAAAATAGAGTCGTCGATAGTGATTGGTTCGATGATCAGCCTATGGTATTGGGTGGTGAGAGTGAATCTAGGCATCATATTATCGGTGATGTGATTTATGTTCAAAGCGTACTCACTTTAGGCGATAAATATGGTGTCTACTCAAAAGGGCGAGAGTTTGTCAGTAAAGATGGGGGAGATCTTCTTGGTCAAGAAGTCGTGTTAACTGCGAGTGGCCGAGTGGTTGAATCTGGTTCTGTTTCTAAAATTAAACTATTGAGTAATTTTCGTGAAACCAAAGCAGGAACGCGTGTTTTACCTATTGAGAATGATTCACTTATCTCTGCTTACTTTATGCCGAAGGCTGGCACTCTGGAGGGAACCGCCTCTATACTCGCATCGGAAAAGCATGTGAGAGAGATGGGTAAGCTTGATGTAGCCTATCTCGATAAAGGGAGAGAAGATGGTGTTGAACCTGGTCATGTCTTTTCTATCTATCGAGATGGTGTCGACATAGTGATAAATGGAGATGGCAAGCCAGTTCTACCGAGTGACCGTAGTAGTTATGATAACCTGTTAGGCGATATCTCTTCTGGTCATTCGGTCAAAATGCCAGATATCTACCGTGGTAAATTAATGGTATTTAAAGTGTTCGAAAAGACAAGTTTAGGTCTTATTATGGTAAACGAGAAAACGGTGAGGGTGGATGATAAATTGATCAAGCCTGATTCTCTTCATTTGCTAAGAGCATTTGCTGATTAA